From Carettochelys insculpta isolate YL-2023 chromosome 22, ASM3395843v1, whole genome shotgun sequence, one genomic window encodes:
- the LOC142024770 gene encoding uncharacterized protein LOC142024770 isoform X1: protein MSQKRVCSFNDELQRQFKFLKKDADLSDSSQVTCQTCGARFSIAHGGRNDITHHLQTKKHKRAERMKREMPSVREFLVKQYTEADRIHASTGLFAYHSLRHRHSFRSSDCTSQLIKNLYHPKFLSACAKSEAIICNVLAPLSTEELQSDLEKCSFITLSVDASSTKDQKLFPVLVRYFLPTSGIHTKIIEFSSLPCEASDVWCEFLYQLIEKHSLSEKIVGVFADNVNTNFGGSKRAWENNVWEKLQAKLGKEIFGVGCGARIVENCLQTAADCLPIDLESFVLKVCKCFHIYAVRVEGLEGFCRFVDLEYSKLLEHGNIKFISLGPALNRILLAFDGLQAYFLSQDKCPTLLQRAFSNPCTKLWLAFASKQTAIFRETVEAIEKNDLAATEVALHICALQNNLAERLRDRFVTSHAKILLQSLIESEQITEQEFYTEVENFYLTSLMYLQEWKPAFEAPEKLEWALLRHMPVWDDIQSSLVVGHRRIPSLSLIEETHLFDEWANAKPIISRRLSDWNAQKTPVSERWRNVFQELDKKAVEYSDLLKAVEFVLCLPRTTAPVDRVMNAVWSPEKSRLSASTMKAVLLVRVNFDLDCSAFYEKLLGNKGILRKIASCDENSLQEASRGGAQQNEERTGTSEEQEALNWKVGFYSIVLQGDTRLSYHLQGRAACIQVKICLLPSASCSRKAAY from the exons ATGTCACAAAAGCGGGTGTGTTCTTTTAACGATGAGCTCCAGAGACAGTTTAAGTTTTTGAAAAAGGACGCCGATCTGAGCGACAGCAGTCAGGTTACGTGCCAAACCTGTGGGGCACGTTTTTCAATTGCTCACGGCGGCCGTAACGACATCACTCACCACCTTCAAACGAAAAAGCACAAGAGGGCCGAACGAATGAAGCGTGAAATGCCAAGTGTGCGGGAATTTTTGGTTAAGCAATACACAGAGGCTGATCGAATCCATGCGAGCACGGGACTGTTCGCTTACCATTCTCTGCGCCATAGACACAGTTTCAGATCTAGCGATTGTACCTCACAGTTGATTAAAAATCTTTACCACCCCAAGTTTTTGTCTGCATGTGCAAAATCTGAAGCCATAATTTGCAATGTATTAGCTCCATTATCGACAGAAGAACTGCAGAGCGATCTAGAGAAGTGCTCGTTTATCACGCTTAGTGTGGATGCATCCAGCACAAAGGACCAAAAGCTGTTCCCTGTTCTTGTGCGCTATTTTCTCCCAACCAGTGGGATACACACGAAAATTATTGAGTTTTCCTCTCTCCCCTGTGAAGCTTCCGATGTGTGGTGTGAATTTTTATATCAGTTGATTGAGAAACATTCTCTGAGCGAAAAGATAGTCGGGGTGTTTGCGGACAACGTCAACACAAATTTTGGGGGTTCTAAACGGGCCTGGGAAAACAACGTGTGGGAAAAACTGCAAGCCAAACTCGGGAAAGAGATCTTCGGTGTTGGTTGCGGTGCTCGCATAGTTGAGAATTGCCTGCAAACAGCAGCTGACTGTCTTCCGATCGATTTGGAGTCCTTTGTCCTGAAAGTTTGTAAATGCTTTCACATTTACGCTGTTCGTGTTGAAGGACTGGAAGGCTTCTGCCGATTTGTCGACCTCGAGTATTCGAAATTGCTGGAGCACGGTAACATAAAATTCATTTCTCTTGGACCAGCGCTAAACAGAATTTTGTTGGCCTTCGATGGGCTCCAGGCATATTTTCTCTCTCAAGACAAATGCCCAACGCTGCTCCAGAGAGCCTTCAGCAACCCTTGCACCAAACTGTGGCTTGCTTTTGCTAGCAAACAAACAGCCATCTTTCGGGAGACGGTGGAGGCAATTGAGAAGAACGACTTGGCGGCGACAGAAGTCGCACTGCATATTTGTGCCCTCCAAAATAATTTAGCCGAGAGGCTCAGAGACAGATTCGTCACATCCCATGCAAAGATCCTGCTGCAGTCTTTGATTGAGAGTGAGCAAATTACCGAACAGGAATTTTACACTGAAGTTGAGAATTTTTATTTAACATCTCTGATGTACCTGCAAGAGTGGAAACCTGCTTTTGAGGCCCCCGAAAAGCTTGAGTGGGCCCTGCTGAGACATATGCCCGTTTGGGATGACATACAAAGCAGTCTTGTTGTTGGCCACAGAAGGATTCCCAGCCTCAGTTTGATAGAAGAGACTCACCTTTTTGATGAATGGGCAAATGCCAAACCAATAATATCCCGTCGCTTGTCTGACTGGAACGCTCAGAAGACCCCCGTTTCTGAAAGGTGGCGGAATGTTTTCCAAGAGCTGGACAAGAAAGCAGTCGAATACTCCGATCTCTTAAAGGCCGTCGAATTCGTTTTGTGTCTGCCCCGCACCACCGCTCCCGTGGACCGTGTCATGAACGCAGTGTGGTCCCCCGAAAAATCCCGTCTCAGTGCTTCGACCATGAAGGCTGTTTTGTTGGTGCGAGTGAATTTTGACCTGGACTGCAGTGCGTTTTATGAGAAGCTGCTGGGCAACAAGGGGATCCTTCGAAAAATTGCATCCTGTGATGAAAACAGTCTACAAGAAGCGTCTCGGGGTGGAGCACAGCAAAACGAGGAGCGGACAGGTACTTCAGAAGAACAGGAGGCACTTAATTGGAA AGTTGGTTTCTATTCCATCGTGCTGCAAGGTGACACCAGATTGAGCTATCACCTCCAGGGAAGGGCTGCCTGCATTCAGGTGAAGATTTGTCTGCTGCCATCAGCTTCCTGCAGCAGAAAAGCTGCCTACTGA
- the LOC142024770 gene encoding uncharacterized protein LOC142024770 isoform X2, whose translation MSQKRVCSFNDELQRQFKFLKKDADLSDSSQVTCQTCGARFSIAHGGRNDITHHLQTKKHKRAERMKREMPSVREFLVKQYTEADRIHASTGLFAYHSLRHRHSFRSSDCTSQLIKNLYHPKFLSACAKSEAIICNVLAPLSTEELQSDLEKCSFITLSVDASSTKDQKLFPVLVRYFLPTSGIHTKIIEFSSLPCEASDVWCEFLYQLIEKHSLSEKIVGVFADNVNTNFGGSKRAWENNVWEKLQAKLGKEIFGVGCGARIVENCLQTAADCLPIDLESFVLKVCKCFHIYAVRVEGLEGFCRFVDLEYSKLLEHGNIKFISLGPALNRILLAFDGLQAYFLSQDKCPTLLQRAFSNPCTKLWLAFASKQTAIFRETVEAIEKNDLAATEVALHICALQNNLAERLRDRFVTSHAKILLQSLIESEQITEQEFYTEVENFYLTSLMYLQEWKPAFEAPEKLEWALLRHMPVWDDIQSSLVVGHRRIPSLSLIEETHLFDEWANAKPIISRRLSDWNAQKTPVSERWRNVFQELDKKAVEYSDLLKAVEFVLCLPRTTAPVDRVMNAVWSPEKSRLSASTMKAVLLVRVNFDLDCSAFYEKLLGNKGILRKIASCDENSLQEASRGGAQQNEERTELVSIPSCCKVTPD comes from the exons ATGTCACAAAAGCGGGTGTGTTCTTTTAACGATGAGCTCCAGAGACAGTTTAAGTTTTTGAAAAAGGACGCCGATCTGAGCGACAGCAGTCAGGTTACGTGCCAAACCTGTGGGGCACGTTTTTCAATTGCTCACGGCGGCCGTAACGACATCACTCACCACCTTCAAACGAAAAAGCACAAGAGGGCCGAACGAATGAAGCGTGAAATGCCAAGTGTGCGGGAATTTTTGGTTAAGCAATACACAGAGGCTGATCGAATCCATGCGAGCACGGGACTGTTCGCTTACCATTCTCTGCGCCATAGACACAGTTTCAGATCTAGCGATTGTACCTCACAGTTGATTAAAAATCTTTACCACCCCAAGTTTTTGTCTGCATGTGCAAAATCTGAAGCCATAATTTGCAATGTATTAGCTCCATTATCGACAGAAGAACTGCAGAGCGATCTAGAGAAGTGCTCGTTTATCACGCTTAGTGTGGATGCATCCAGCACAAAGGACCAAAAGCTGTTCCCTGTTCTTGTGCGCTATTTTCTCCCAACCAGTGGGATACACACGAAAATTATTGAGTTTTCCTCTCTCCCCTGTGAAGCTTCCGATGTGTGGTGTGAATTTTTATATCAGTTGATTGAGAAACATTCTCTGAGCGAAAAGATAGTCGGGGTGTTTGCGGACAACGTCAACACAAATTTTGGGGGTTCTAAACGGGCCTGGGAAAACAACGTGTGGGAAAAACTGCAAGCCAAACTCGGGAAAGAGATCTTCGGTGTTGGTTGCGGTGCTCGCATAGTTGAGAATTGCCTGCAAACAGCAGCTGACTGTCTTCCGATCGATTTGGAGTCCTTTGTCCTGAAAGTTTGTAAATGCTTTCACATTTACGCTGTTCGTGTTGAAGGACTGGAAGGCTTCTGCCGATTTGTCGACCTCGAGTATTCGAAATTGCTGGAGCACGGTAACATAAAATTCATTTCTCTTGGACCAGCGCTAAACAGAATTTTGTTGGCCTTCGATGGGCTCCAGGCATATTTTCTCTCTCAAGACAAATGCCCAACGCTGCTCCAGAGAGCCTTCAGCAACCCTTGCACCAAACTGTGGCTTGCTTTTGCTAGCAAACAAACAGCCATCTTTCGGGAGACGGTGGAGGCAATTGAGAAGAACGACTTGGCGGCGACAGAAGTCGCACTGCATATTTGTGCCCTCCAAAATAATTTAGCCGAGAGGCTCAGAGACAGATTCGTCACATCCCATGCAAAGATCCTGCTGCAGTCTTTGATTGAGAGTGAGCAAATTACCGAACAGGAATTTTACACTGAAGTTGAGAATTTTTATTTAACATCTCTGATGTACCTGCAAGAGTGGAAACCTGCTTTTGAGGCCCCCGAAAAGCTTGAGTGGGCCCTGCTGAGACATATGCCCGTTTGGGATGACATACAAAGCAGTCTTGTTGTTGGCCACAGAAGGATTCCCAGCCTCAGTTTGATAGAAGAGACTCACCTTTTTGATGAATGGGCAAATGCCAAACCAATAATATCCCGTCGCTTGTCTGACTGGAACGCTCAGAAGACCCCCGTTTCTGAAAGGTGGCGGAATGTTTTCCAAGAGCTGGACAAGAAAGCAGTCGAATACTCCGATCTCTTAAAGGCCGTCGAATTCGTTTTGTGTCTGCCCCGCACCACCGCTCCCGTGGACCGTGTCATGAACGCAGTGTGGTCCCCCGAAAAATCCCGTCTCAGTGCTTCGACCATGAAGGCTGTTTTGTTGGTGCGAGTGAATTTTGACCTGGACTGCAGTGCGTTTTATGAGAAGCTGCTGGGCAACAAGGGGATCCTTCGAAAAATTGCATCCTGTGATGAAAACAGTCTACAAGAAGCGTCTCGGGGTGGAGCACAGCAAAACGAGGAGCGGACAG AGTTGGTTTCTATTCCATCGTGCTGCAAGGTGACACCAGATTGA